The genomic DNA aaaggcgtctaaaaaaataaagaagtctGTCAAAGTTAAGGTAGCAAGGCTAAGGGGTATAATTAAGCAGGGAAGAAAACTAGACCAAACTGTTATATATTAATATAAAGTAAAAGGAAGAATAAGTCCAAAAAAAAGACTGATcaccaatattttatttaattaaggAAAGATTTGCTTACTACTACCACTATAATGGCCGAGCAAGAGCACGCCTCAAGATTTGCTTGTTGAACTTAAAAACTACgtaagttatttttaaagaCATTTGTTTGAGTTTAGAAACTGATGGAGATAACATTTGACCTTGATAACAAAATGAAGCATTGCTTTGCCTAGTTTGACGCacatcttggacaaaatagacGGAAAattttgccccccccccccccccaatcaaTGATGGGCAAATGGAATGTTTTGGCCCTCGCCAGGCTTCattctggtttttttttttgggggggggggggtgatggggtttattattccattttattctgtccaagattgtcaTTTGTTTGACCAAGGCCACCTGACCACTCATTGTttgaaaaaatgatgatttcagaaaaaaaactgttgctGAGAGGTACTACTAATTTCGAACAAGGGAAGTAAGGCAACTCTAAGTAAAAGTGAGGCTTACAATTTTACCATTGGATATTATGGAAATGCAGTGTTTTAATTGGTATAGTCATCGTAGTATAAAAGCTATTATGACCCActatttttcattcaaagcATTGCTCCGTTTAAGATTGGCTTAATTCCCAGgccagtaatcggctcctgcacAGGCTAATTCTATATCACAGGCTGATACtgacaaaatttggaagacATATTtatgctattattattattattattattattattattattattattattattattattattattattattattattattattatacggcagtacaaacgtctggatgcccagagtaaaaattaaaagctttgGCTGGGCGGCAAACCGTAACCAGCTGCAGCATCgaccaaaattcaaaatttgtgGTAACTCgttaaaaatgatttgataagagtgtcataaaaatatataaataaataaataaaatcttaAAAGCTTTATGGATGTCTTAACTACAAGGTATGTAATAAAATTTCGATAATGTACAAGATAAAGTATCTGTTAAAATAGGTGTCCAAAATTCCTGTAGATATCTAAGCGCTCAGCTTGAACATTCTAGCAATGTGTAATGAACTAGACAGGATTGCCTTTTGCATTTGGCGCATAATTGATTCACACTTGTCTCCTACAAGctctttaatatttttctcaacCTCTTTCGAACAGCCCCCAAGGACATCCATGATGATGTTATACTGATTGACCTTATACTCAGGATATCGGTTCGTCAGCTCTAGTCTCAGTTGACTGTACTTCGTTGTCTTCTCGAAGTCTTTAGACTCTCTATTTTCCAGCCATGGACAGCTCATTTCAATCACTCTGACTTGCTTGCTGGTCTTGTCAATGACCGTGGCGTCGATTCTATTAGCTTTTACTTGAGTTGTGTCAGCGAATAATCGGACGTCCCAGAAGGCGGTCGCATGCTCATTCTCATACAGCGGCTTGGGTGTGACTTGTGAGAACCACGGTTCAACTATAGTAATGAGATCTAAAGATCTGAGGACTTCAACGAATAAGATCTTGAAAGCATTGTTATGCCTCTGTAGGTACTTAGTCTGTGCCAGTGCACTACAACCAGATAGAATGTGCTGCACATTCTCCAGGGAATCCCCGCATAGGCGGCATTTTTCATCAGTGACTtggcattttgtttttctgttgtagtAAGCCTTGATAGGTAACAGCTATTGGTAAAGCTCTTGTACTCCAGCGATGGTATGCGTTGGGGCATTCTTCCATGAAGAAAGCCACGCAAAGCATTCCTCCAGTTTAACTTTCTCGTCGTCCCATCTGTTCTTGATAAGCTTTCCTTGCCATCTCTCCTCAGATACcgttgattattattattattattattattattatgatgatgatgatgatgatgatgatgatgatgatgatgatgatgtcgcagtataaaaatttgaaatgctgtccacattatgagtagtatagggcgcataacgtaacctacaccacttgagaagctatacttagaagtaaaaaaaggtcggtacgaaacctaatacgatcctaatatacataatgatatgaatctctctacttaaatagctaatttagaatattattaaattcttataCTCCGTACAACCTACGCAAAGACATGATAATATAATTATCTCTACTAGAAGCATatttagaaaattattcagtttttgtACTCTCATTATGTCTTATATACCTAAACAAGGCCATCATAATGTGGttatctctactaaaagcttTTTTAGAATAATATCAAACTCTAATACTCTACCAAATCTAAGTAAAAACATCAGCAAACTTGTTTCTagatttctagagaaaaaaaaacctaaaaaccaGAGTCCTTAGAGCCCtaactaagtatttatcttaaatgttctggcaatgtttaaagtgtttgagatgaccgacttctgcatccgctcaagtacgctccgtgctctcgctccaagtagcttattattattattattttattattttattattttattttttgtttaataatcaaaataactttattcataggttaaaaaaaaaatagactatttacagattcaagaatatgaatattaaaatatataccctatgtacattcttcttgtgcacgaaagagaattgtcgtaaaatgactatctaaaaactactaataacaattataaaaagcatcaaaaagttaataaaaaaatcaaaactatctaaaaataattcaaactgataaaaaagttactacttaaattctggcttgcgcactttccgatgCAATGccaatgtcagatatattgactgctcttctctttctcctggttcctctgagacacagcaaggctgatcgtaggatggcaaaggatactttcgcctttatccaagatatggttgtagcgtagtcatctcctttctttaacgcaagtagctctgcgaggcggctatggaatctattgcattcatcggccattccacctgtgcttgtaaagactaatggtgtgaatgtcccttgctccacttccaaaactcgcctgctgtattgcctcttcttctcattttcatgtaggtggaatatctgtttcggagacagttctcgatacgaatctgcgtttggatggcacacccgaacatcgaaaaacgcagattgctgtctgtcccaaaacccgcgagcgtgaacatctagtcgggcatcaggcgctttgtttgcgcctctatttagctcttccccagtgatctcctgaaggactggctctgtctctacgtcggtgcaaaccatgcgcaacatttccgcttctaagtccctaatctcattgtgcctctgaatgatcagccccccatgccggcattattattattattattattattactattattattattattattattattattattattattattattattattattattactattatttatgATTGCGCCCCATTTTCTTTAACATGCACCTTCTGCGCAGGCTCTATGCTGATGATCAGATTCTTGAAAAGGATTTTCTGGCGTTTCAGTAACTATGGGAATTAGTCAAGACTTGAATTGACTGGACAAAGTTATAGATAGGTAGATGGATgcatggatggatggatggatggatagataaaTAGTGCTTTATTTTAGCAGGGTGAACTCTTGAAAGCACTGATGCTGATATCGTGCGCGAGGGAGGACTAGTTGTTGTTGCTCTCTTCCTCTAGTGGCATAAGCGTGGTAGACGGCGGTAAACTGCGCCTGGAGCTCAGCTAGAACCTGCTTGTCTATATACACACTTAAAGCAATCTGATTAACTTATTGTGTAATTCTCTTCGGCATTTCCCCATTCTCAGTGGGCAAAAACCGGTGCTAGAATTCCAAATGAAGCCAATGTTAGCTTCTACGGCCCCTTAGGTCATAAAGGGCAGAAAAGTAAGAAATTGAAGAAACCGTATATTGTAGAATGCACtctaaaataataaattgacaTTTAAACTGCAAAtaacaatattctagaacgcaGCTGGCCATGAAAAATGATCTAATCCCGCTAAAACGACCTCCTCCTTGAAACGGCCAAATTCTTATCGCCCGACCGATAGTGACTAAGTTAATCGGGTTCTAAATCATTGTGGTAATTAAGTAAAAGTCAAAAGTGAAGTTTCCGTTGCTGTCTTTAATTTATATCGTTTGTATAATCTCAGTATATACTGGTTGGAAGTATAGGTTGGCTTGAATAGTTTGATAGTTTGTTTGACATCATTTGTTCATTCTACAAGAATTCTTTGTCAGTTTCGGATCGGAAATGGAAAAGGCCTGTGAAACATTTAACGTGTCTAAAATACCTGAACTCATGCTAGTTATCTATATATATCAGAATGCTAAGTTGAGAAGGTCCCCGCACAGTGTAGGGTTTTTTGGGGGTTTTATACCAGTCACGGAAAAATTTTCGATTCCTTTTCAAACTAAATGAATACTTGACGGAGGAGGAAATAATGAAAGTGGTAAACTATTAAAGGCGAAAGATGTAAATTTCGAAAAGAGCTGCAAGCGATCAATTCAGTTAGAGACGTCAATGGAAGAAAGGATCACTTATTCATTTACCCCTGCACTCGAATGTGTTACGTTTGGTTAAATCCAGATGGCCACAACAACTGACTGTTCCGAGCAGGTGAACGGtttaaactgtgaaaggtttatTCCAAGCGAGCATGTTAATAAAAACGCCCAAGTTGTACCGACACCGACAACGCTATCAGGAAACCTCTGAGCTacactttttttattcttaatttttaatGGATGATCAATTCAAATAAATAGCTATTACAAAATAGATCtgacttgaaaataaataaacaggtATTGCTCAGCATGAATTATCCTATAAAACACATCGAAAGATACAAATTTAATGTAGAATTTGAATGTAACTACTTCATCAGCTCATTTTCATCTTGTTCATTGCGTGTAGAATTAGTCTTCATTTAAGTTGTCTGCtctctgtgaaaaaaaattgttaattagATATAACTTAAGACCCTTTCCTAACAGCTCCGTCAATCCACTAGTAATATCCGTTCTCTACTCCCGAGTGTCGCGCAGACTTTTTTACGCATTTTTCGTACATGTAATTCTACCAGAGTTATTATTTATTACGATATAACGATAGTTTTTATTTAGTACAAAACAAATCAATCATTAAACGTATCTGCAAacttttcacaggtttttataTGACTTGCCTTGAATACAAcagaaaagtaaagttttacATTCCAGGCAAATTAAAAATTCCACAGTGCTTAATTCATAACTTACTAGGAGCTGGAGaaggtttttcttcttctcttgggCAGCCAGGAAGTTCTGGTTTCTTCTGTCCACACCACCACCATCGCTTGAATCTTCTGACAGAACGTTTTATTGCACGTTGATGACGTTGTTTGAAAATCACGTCTGATAGCCTGCAAAATCACACTGAACTGAAGCTTCTCTAAAATTGCTAGTCCCGTGTTTTTTATCTTGAAGAAAACTGAGGAGCTAATATTTTTACTTTGGACTTTTGTTTCGTGTGTCATCCTTCCTTCCTCCGAGGAGAAACTTGAACAAAGACCTCCATTCATTGATCCTAATGTTTATGCCTTGACGAATTTATcgtcattgttgttgttgctttttaatCCTTGTAACAAGTTTTACTCTAGAAATACGTGTCTCGCGATCCTTATGTTGCAGAAAACTTCTGTCGCTTAATTTAATGCTATATATCGAAGTTTATCGAATGTTCGGGCCTGTTAAGGTGATATAATACAAAAAttcgttgtttttttaaatttctttatatCAAGTCGAAAAATTACTCTTGTTGTACAAGGAATCTATGGATCCCCTTTTACCTCAGTCTTCTATTAGCTGTGTTTTCTTCTATCTCCTCAAGCATTGCTCCTTCCTGGTTCCCCGTAGTCGTTCTACACATCATAATCAAAACAGCGACGAATGCAGCGATTATTACGTTCTGCTTCATTTTACTGGAGTATTGCTGCGACTTCTGTTTAACCTCGACACAAAGTTGTTCTGGAAGTTCCAAGTCTTCTTCGTctgtatttatatttttataaatgtGCTGACGTAGGGGATGCGGTAAACCTTACGTCACGTGATCAATTACACGAGTCGTCTTTGCAGCTGGAAACCGCCAGAGTAGCGTGGACATATcagagcaagaaaaaaaatattaccaGTATAAGTGTTTCCGCATTACTATATAGCGAAGATCATTTGTTAATGTAAATGATGACATTAGCCTTTCAGTGAAGATTGAATGTCACTTTATAAAGTTAAGAGCGTTGCTCTTTAACTCTTATATCTTAAAACATTGCGATTTCACCTCCAGTGAAAGGATGTACGCGGGTGGAGGAAGAAATTATTTCGAGACTGCCTTCATTAACCTTAACCCAAAGGGAAGTAATCCTCTGAAAATGAACGACCATGCAATGCTATTTCGTCTATTATAAAGTAAACATCTGCCGGCGAATGGaatttttctgtctttctttcGGTCTATTCTTGTGTTGTTTAACGTTATGCAATCAGGTATGCGCACGTGACAGGTCGGCAAGAGCGAAAGGGAAGTACATTTCAATAAATTGAACCACCTTGTCTCTCGTAATCTCGTATGTAACCTTGGTACCACGCGATCATGAGTGGATTGTTCATTTACAATTGCACAGGCACATTGATTGTTTCTTGCTTAGTTGTCTTAATTATTACCAAGGCCTTTTTTTCTGCGCTCACTTTTAATTGGCTTAGTATTTTAGGTATAAGTATAGCATTAAAGAGAATTAATTCTTTATGTAATAAACAGGCTTTGAGCCATTAAGCCAATTTTAATTTACTCCAAATCacttttgtgtttgtgtttattattgcttaaaaaaCAGCGTGGGAACAGCCCCACAGCAACATTTTAATGTAATTACGACCAGGGGAAACCTGAGATTATCAGTGGCCTGAATCCAACCCTTTGAACTGATTAGTTAATGTGTCGtttgattggtttggtttttcGGACTGTTACGTCCGTCAAGTGTGGAATTTAAACGAAATGTTATCATCACATAGCTTTTGAATAAACTGTACTTCGTCCAGAGGGAACAAACAAACCACTTCTTTGCATCTTTTGCAATAGATGAGGGACAATTGATATTAAGTAAACCTTGACTTGGAAGTAAATCATTCAAATCTGCTCATTgcgtcggtttttttttttttttttttttttttttctgtcaccgGTATGCTAAATTCTGAACTGTGGCTTTGATCAAATACCTCTAAATTTTCTCGTCTATAATTTATACGAACAGGAGCCTGATACAAAAACATATTAAGGAAAAAATTAGCATCCATTGCTCACAATTAGACCATATATAATTTTACACATCAAGTGAATGTAATAACTCCAACAAAAAAGGTAGCAATTCTCCGCCGTTTCGTCGATTTTCGTGATTTAAAAGGTCAGGAGCCTGAAAATGTCCTATcacgtgatatgtcacgtgCCCCctataaaaccaaaaaaaaaaaaggcaaaaatacaCGCACGTAGAGagaaaaaacgagaaaaatgaaacaattacATACACTGTACGTtgatttatgaaaaaaaaaaaaaaaaaaggaaagagccGTAAAAACGTTTATCCAAGTCTACAGTACTAAGATATAGAAAGAAGATTAGGTTTGTCCATCGTAGTCGCTTTGCCTTCAAAGTTTCCTTGGCGGTTGCACAACAGTTTCTAGAAGCATTTACTTGATGTGCTATCTTCAGACGTTACGCTTCAGCTTAGAGGTGGTGGCTGCACTCAGTGTTTGCACACATGTTTGCACTGCATGACTGCAGGTTGGAAAACTCATCCAAAGATTACAAAAATACCGCCGATTGATTCCAAACTAGCCCTGGTCGCCAGATAGCAAGATTGAAAAAGAGTATTCATTTACATAGGAGATTAACCGCATGAAATAATGTGTTCTCATTGTCACTGTGTACATCGCTCTATTTTCTATGGTTTGCTTGATAACATTGAATCCTTCGagaaaaagttttgttgttgttgaataggAAATGGTGTGAGAAACGTAGAATGCGTctaaaaatacttgacctcatATCCGGAATTATCAGTTAAGAACATAATGTTCAGATGGTTCCGGCTAACAGTAAACACAAGACATGCTGTGTTTACTACTTCGGTTTCCTTGCATGTTCAATGCCGCCCACGAAAAATCTCCGATTCTTTCCCAAACAGATAGTCAGTTTTTAATGATAACGGAGATTGGAATTAGGAGCGGAAATataacaagttttttttaaaagggcaAGCGACCAATTTCGTTTGCGAAACGTCCTGAAAAGCTGCATGTCATCAATATCCTGTAAATCTCTTTATCGCTTGGGATTGCGGTCTGCCTGGTGTAATTGGATATTTGATTAAAATCAAACTTCTTCcaggaaatttaaaataacaCTTTTATTTTATCTCATTTCGATTAAATAGCTAGTTACAAGAATACAACTCTATGAAATAAATATTCATGATTCATGTTGCTTTATAGGGAAGTTTTTATATCGAAGtaagataaaaattttattgTAGGTCGATGTAAATTAATGAAATCTGATGAATAGTTTTCTCTCCACGAGCTGATGCTAATACACATTTCATCAGCTACTTTTCGTCTTGTGATGTGTTGCGTGCAGATAGTCCTCACCCAGGCAGTCTGCTgtctgtaaaaaaataattattattgttaattggATATGACTTCACTGTTTGTGGTTcctaaataaacaaactagtGGTGGAAGGCGGTTTTCATACGCCGCCCAAGTTCCGCCGACAAATTGCTTCTAATAACTTCCCCTCAGTCTATTACATCTATAACCCCCGTTACATTCTTCCGCCGACCAAAAAAACGTGGAAACTCAAATGGCCTTCAACATCTTGTCGTTCATAACATTGGAATATATTAATCAAACTAGTCCTGATTTCCTACAATTGCCCAAAACTTTTGCTGGCGCCGGCTCACACATGACACTGGAATGTTTGGTCAGCGGTCACCATGCACCTGCATCAAAAAAAGCTtgctcattattattattattattattattattattattattattattattattattattattattattattattatcattactaaaTCTCTGGAGAACTTGTCGTCTGATCGTTAGTTCTTCAGGACCGTTACGCTCTCTGCTCCATACATATTGGAAGTGAAATGCATGGAAGATGAATGCCCTCTTCCCCTTTTAAGCCTAAAGATGTTTGAGCTCTCACGCCCCCGTCCCTCTAACACGTACGTATCGCAAAGTTGAGATTCTGATGTCAATGAGGAAGCTGTCTCGTGGGGGAAGCATCTGTTTTCTATCCGTGCAAATTCTCAACATAAACACCATTCTCATTGACTCAAGTCTTTTGTTGGCTTAGAACAAGTTCAGGTTTGGTACCCGCCTTTGAAGAATACAGTTTATTTACTGCTGCCCGCACTCACGACCAAGAACCTTCCGTTAAAAGACTCAGTGTACAAACTAAGCAGTAAGCTTAAGTCAAGGCTCCAGCAAATTCAAGATTTTTCGCATTCCACCTGCGCTTTtgcttattattttttgggATTAATAATATGAAATACATCAGAAAACGTAAGTCGGCTTTTACGGATTAGTCAAAAGATGATTTGATCTGGCGTCTTTAGTTTCCTTTGATCCACGCAAAATAAGAGACGCATACGCACAGGCTAAGACGACTCTTGAGTCagccatgttttttttctgttttaccgTAGTTAAAACTGTTGTTTAGTGTTTTATCTCGACATACTTTGTTGTCTTTTTCGGCTTCGGGAATGTTTTTTGTTGCTTCTAGGGCAGCCAGGTAGCTCTGGGTGTATCTGCCCACACCACCACCATCGTTTGAATCTTCCAACAGAGCGTTTCCTGACACGTTGAAGAGGTCGATTTAATATTACATCCGATAAACTGCAAAACACAAACATTGAAAACTTTACTCAAACTGAATCTTCAAGTTTTTGCAGCTTAAGATGAAAAAGCTAGCATCTTTTCCTGTGGTATGTCGCTGTCAATCGGCCTTATCCATCTGATCTGAATTCCCATCAGCCGAGACTTCAGCTGTTAAATCATTCAGAatatttttatcaaaaaaattaatttgccaACACCGACCGTCTCATTGATTGCTCAAGTGATCTCCCAGATGTGTTTTGCTTACAAGAGTTGCTTAACTTAACCCGGATTTACCTCAGGGTAGATGGAGTTGGGCCTGCATGGTCAATCAACGTTATTATTGAATTTCCGTTTTTACTGTGACTTTCAGCAAACTTAaactaacatttttttctgggCGTTCAGCTGAAGAATTGTTTTAGGCCTCGTTGATGGAAGTTTTTCTTACCATAATAGATTTACACGTATTTGCGCAATGACTAAAAACATCGCATTTTACCTCAGCAGCTTTCCATcagctttgttttcttgtatCTGCTCTGCCCACGCTTCTGTGTTCAGACCCGTCGTAAGTTCACTCACCAGAATCAAAACAGCGACTAAGGCAGCAAATATCAGGATCTGTTTCATTTTGTTGAGCTAGCGCCCGATTTCGACAGTTTCAACTCTTTTTGGGTCGAAGGGGTTATGGCAATACGGAAATCTGCTTTGTCTATTTTATTCCGTAGCACTTTGAGGTGATTACGTAAAGAAATACCAAAGGTCACGTGAGCAACCAATCCAATCTCATTTGCTGATAACTGCAAAGgaataaaatataaagaacatAGTGAATATTATAAGAATCGAATACGCTTTTGCAGTGGTGCATTATACCTTTAAGCAGCTTTTTATGAAGAAACCAACCCTTGACGAGTCCTCCAACAATCCATTGAGATTCTATACGTCGTGGTTGAGAATTGCTCGAAAACGTTAGAACCTTTCACCACACCACGCCTAGAATTGGACATTCGATCACAGGAAAATATCATTTCAAAGTTCGAAAAAATAACCTGCTCTATTTTGCCTTAAAGGAATTCCGTCTGTACCTCAATACAACTGACataacaaaagatttttatcattaaataaaGAAAGTGACATACTACGAAGATTTTTGTTTCATGATGACGTACAATTGCCTATTAGAAATAGCTTAAGTTAAACGTGTTCTCGGCTGGTCTTTCAATAAGTCCAATTACTTGCGGTAACCAAAATAGACGTTGTTTAATTATAGTCTTCTATTTAAATGTTCCCGACTTTTCTTTCGTCTAAGATGGAACTCTTGGCGAACAATCCTTGAATTCCGCAAATAAAGACTTTTTTGGCGTGGACGCTAACTGCACTAGCAAGCTAGAGTAATCACGACGACGACGAGGGAATCGAgaaaattttactaaaaaagCAGCAGGTTTGATAACCTACGGGAAAACTCTGAACGAGAAGCACACTTTTTGGCAGAGATTTCTCTGCCGTACGGCTCGGGATAAATGTTGCCAAACATGATTGGCATGGCAATGCGATCGTCGCTCTAATATCTAAATTAAGATCGTCGTTTCATCGGTAGTAATTGTCGTCAGAACATACCCGTAGCCGGGAATTTGAAAAAACCTCGTTAGTCACAGAGACGTTCTGTTCTGTTTTTCATATTTAGCTTGCCTGTCGGCGGCAGCGTCCAGCACCTCGCTTACCCtattactttctttctttccgcaaaaaaaaaaactaaaacatcAAAGAAAGAAACACTGCTTTCcttagaaatttaaaagaatttgtCTAAGGCTAAAATTTCGGTCTTTTTTCACAAGTCAAGTGAGATGTCAGTAAACAGGATGGGATCCAAGCCATAACTAACTTagatgagtttttaaaacagGACTTAGGTCAAGAGAAACAAATGAGGGGAGTTTaaaggcaaagaaaacaaaacgtgCTGGGGAAGTACAtataagtcaacagaagatgaCCTTATTGATAATTTACTTTATCCTTCTTCTTCCCGTTAAAAAATCAGCACATCATCCGGCTTGTTTATCCACATAATTAGTGATATAACAGCTTGCTTTGTTTAAAGGCAAAGAGAAGCAACATATACCAATGTCTGCAAAATGTACTACAGATTAATTAAAGGCATGTTACGTTTCTAAGAAAGACTTTACGGTTTTCTTCCTTGATAAATTTTACTTCAGACTAAATCTTGTAGATCTCATTATAAAGAAAAGTCTTGAGGagtttagaaaaaaatttaGTGACGTCAAACTGATCATTGCTTCAAACTTGTAAGTTTTCCGGTCTGAGAAGAAATGTGGACGACTTGGCACACTTTATTAGGTTCAGCAGCGTGCGAAATGTAAAAAACTGAGGTGTCTTGGCGGCGCACTGCTTGTCAGCCGATTTTTTCTCTCAAGAGCTGGCTGCACccaaaataaattttatcaCTTCTCTCGAGCTGtcaaaaccttgccgtaaagaCCTTTCGATAGTGTATATATtcgttttgatttaaaaatttcggTAGAATGATTTCTCCCCCGTAGGAAGTCGAGTATGAACCTGACTATTGATGACAACTGAGATTTCTTTAAGCCGAGCCCTAACTAAACCGTCAGCACCCGTGGGCCACGCAGGGCAGGGCGGGAACGCCGTAGCCTGTGAACGCAGCCGTATTTCCGgttgtcgcttctctccaccccTACACGATCTTTTCTTGGCGTGTGAAACAAAATAAGTACGAAAAAGGCGTCTGCTCGCTGGGAACGTGCCTGTACCGGCACCGaccttctattttctcttcaaagtccgtcgagcgcagGTGATATGAAAAGAACGAAACgagaaataaaacaacgtctgtgtacaggctactAGGAACGCCCTGGCGCTAATTAGATGTACTCgcgtttgtttatttgtttatttgtttacttCCTTAGAATGTGTAGCTGACGGAAGGTCGGAAGCATAGCGCTTCTCAGCACGTTACTTCCTATAttattttttcggtttttgcgTCGGACCTCTGTCAAATTCCAAGTTTAAACCCAACCCTCCTATCATATGCTCGTGGGGCTAAATTAGAGAGAGTTCCGCAGCTTTTATCTGATACTGACCATGGCAAAAAATATTCCTTGTACAGTCAAATCCCGCTTGACGGACACGCCCTTAACACGGATACCTCATtaattattacagacagtttgctttttcCCTAGGGAAAGAAgccttttcattttctctaaattcaaccccgTTAACA from Porites lutea chromosome 6, jaPorLute2.1, whole genome shotgun sequence includes the following:
- the LOC140940606 gene encoding uncharacterized protein, yielding MKQILIFAALVAVLILVSELTTGLNTEAWAEQIQENKADGKLLSLSDVILNRPLQRVRKRSVGRFKRWWWCGQIHPELPGCPRSNKKHSRSRKRQQNSRLPG
- the LOC140940393 gene encoding uncharacterized protein, coding for MKQNVIIAAFVAVLIMMCRTTTGNQEGAMLEEIEENTANRRLRLSDVIFKQRHQRAIKRSVRRFKRWWWCGQKKPELPGCPREEEKPSPAPSLSQLMVWFWQK
- the LOC140940734 gene encoding uncharacterized protein, producing the protein MALFRKTKCQVTDEKCRLCGDSLENVQHILSGCSALAQTKYLQRHNNAFKILFVEVLRSLDLITIVEPWFSQVTPKPLYENEHATAFWDVRLFADTTQVKANRIDATVIDKTSKQVRVIEMSCPWLENRESKDFEKTTKYSQLRLELTNRYPEYKVNQYNIIMDVLGGCSKEVEKNIKELVGDKCESIMRQMQKAILSSSLHIARMFKLSA